In Cumulibacter soli, the following proteins share a genomic window:
- a CDS encoding CaiB/BaiF CoA transferase family protein — protein sequence MTTPITGPDAERRSGPLAGSRVLEFGSSTATAYAAKLLGDLGADVLKIEPPERGDPSRGRSRSGDGDQLPASAEFLYFNTSKRSVALQTDDASPEILAPLLESADIVILAGRTDSSVGPFTIDELASKFPRLIITCVSPFGSTGPYRDFQGNPLALAALGCWAATCGAPDREPLQPGGSLADTVTGAYAALAAIGGLELRERTDRGDVIDVCGHEAALTCTMLHPMRWEYWEELDGRHSDYMTGPSYFVECTDGYLGINVLTTPQWELQCAFIGRGEFIADESLAEAEGRLAAIDSIREATQQALGDKSTHEAFHEAQEWRLPFGLVPSPSEALELDPHRARDYFCTHDIPGVGPIRTPRVPFVMGASPSAPTPPPALGNATDAVMQSVLGLDAAHIQQLRQEGVIG from the coding sequence ATGACCACTCCCATCACCGGCCCGGATGCCGAACGACGCTCTGGACCGCTGGCCGGTAGTCGTGTTCTTGAGTTCGGCTCGTCCACCGCCACCGCTTATGCAGCCAAACTCCTTGGCGACCTCGGAGCCGATGTGCTGAAGATCGAGCCGCCCGAGCGCGGCGATCCGTCTCGCGGCAGGTCCCGCAGCGGTGACGGAGATCAATTACCGGCTTCTGCAGAGTTCCTGTATTTCAATACCTCAAAGCGAAGTGTTGCGCTGCAGACCGACGACGCCTCGCCAGAGATTCTCGCCCCGCTGTTGGAGTCAGCTGACATTGTGATCCTGGCCGGACGCACCGACAGCAGCGTCGGTCCGTTCACTATCGACGAGTTAGCGTCGAAGTTTCCGCGCCTCATCATCACGTGCGTGTCGCCCTTTGGATCAACCGGGCCGTATCGGGACTTCCAGGGCAATCCCTTGGCTCTCGCTGCTCTAGGTTGCTGGGCGGCGACCTGTGGTGCGCCCGACCGCGAACCCCTACAGCCGGGCGGCTCACTCGCTGACACGGTCACCGGCGCGTACGCCGCGCTCGCCGCGATCGGCGGGCTTGAACTCCGGGAGCGCACCGATCGCGGCGATGTCATCGATGTGTGCGGCCACGAGGCTGCGCTGACCTGCACCATGTTGCATCCGATGCGCTGGGAATATTGGGAGGAACTCGACGGGCGGCATTCTGATTACATGACGGGCCCGTCGTACTTCGTTGAGTGCACTGATGGCTACCTGGGTATCAACGTGCTCACAACCCCGCAGTGGGAGTTGCAATGCGCGTTCATCGGACGCGGCGAATTCATCGCGGATGAATCGCTTGCCGAGGCCGAAGGGCGACTCGCTGCGATCGATTCGATTCGCGAGGCAACACAGCAAGCTCTGGGCGATAAGTCAACGCATGAGGCGTTCCACGAGGCGCAGGAATGGCGACTGCCATTTGGGCTTGTCCCGTCCCCGAGTGAAGCCCTCGAACTCGACCCCCATCGGGCGCGCGACTACTTCTGCACGCACGACATCCCCGGCGTCGGGCCAATCCGTACGCCGCGTGTGCCGTTCGTGATGGGCGCATCCCCGTCAGCCCCAACGCCGCCTCCGGCGCTCGGCAACGCGACGGACGCGGTCATGCAATCGGTGCTCGGCCTCGATGCCGCGCACATCCAGCAACTCCGTCAAGAAGGGGTCATCGGATGA
- a CDS encoding ABC transporter ATP-binding protein, with protein MAIGTSSAASAAIEPLLKVEGLSVEFDINDEWRRVVDDVSFTINPGETMGLVGESGSGKTVTSMAIMGLLSKRISRISSGRIDFEGTDLLALPEKNLTALCGDRISMIFQEPMTSLNPAFTVGEQIAESVRRHRKVSRKQAKARAVQALSDVGISAAERRANAYPYEFSGGMRQRVMIAMALCCEPKLLLADEPTTALDVTIQAQVLDLLHHMRDTLGMSILFVTHDLGVIADIADRVAVMYAGQVVERGGVIDTFEAPSHPYTRALLRAMPMNAGDDGRSALYSIPGSPPTAGAFPPGCRFAPRCDLASDACEESEIALLTHGERDSRCIKIDETLALQRSQV; from the coding sequence ATGGCGATCGGCACCAGCAGTGCTGCGTCCGCTGCGATCGAACCGCTACTGAAGGTCGAGGGACTGTCGGTCGAGTTCGATATCAACGACGAATGGCGGCGCGTCGTCGACGATGTTTCCTTCACCATTAACCCAGGCGAGACCATGGGGCTGGTAGGAGAATCAGGATCCGGTAAGACGGTCACATCGATGGCCATCATGGGTCTGTTGTCGAAGCGGATTAGCCGAATCTCCAGTGGTCGCATCGATTTTGAAGGCACCGACCTACTGGCGCTACCGGAGAAGAACCTCACCGCACTATGCGGCGACCGCATTTCAATGATCTTTCAGGAGCCGATGACTAGTCTCAATCCGGCCTTCACCGTAGGGGAGCAGATCGCGGAGTCCGTTCGGCGTCACCGCAAGGTGAGTCGCAAACAGGCGAAGGCGCGCGCAGTCCAAGCCTTGTCAGATGTCGGTATTTCGGCGGCCGAGAGGCGCGCGAACGCCTACCCATATGAATTCTCCGGCGGAATGCGTCAGCGCGTCATGATCGCCATGGCCCTGTGTTGTGAGCCGAAGTTGCTGCTCGCTGACGAACCCACAACGGCGCTGGACGTGACGATTCAGGCGCAGGTGCTCGACCTGCTGCACCATATGCGCGACACGCTCGGAATGTCGATCCTGTTCGTCACGCATGATCTAGGCGTCATTGCGGATATCGCCGATCGAGTTGCGGTCATGTATGCGGGTCAAGTTGTCGAACGTGGCGGAGTCATCGACACCTTTGAAGCGCCGTCGCACCCATACACTCGTGCACTGTTACGGGCGATGCCAATGAACGCCGGAGACGATGGCCGCTCGGCGCTGTATTCGATTCCTGGCAGTCCGCCGACTGCTGGAGCTTTCCCGCCAGGATGTCGTTTTGCCCCGCGCTGCGACCTAGCGAGCGATGCGTGCGAAGAATCGGAGATTGCGCTCCTCACGCACGGTGAGCGCGACTCCCGGTGTATCAAGATCGACGAAACCCTCGCGTTGCAGAGGAGTCAGGTATGA
- a CDS encoding thioesterase family protein, whose product MKDSLQVGLSNVEEREITEDLTTGHVGGTPVLSTPSMIGLMEGVCLNAAIAHLDDDETTVGIHVNVSHVAGSALGEQVTVACRLAEINKRRLVFEVSARVGDRLLGEGTHQRAVVKLK is encoded by the coding sequence ATGAAGGATAGTTTGCAAGTCGGACTGAGCAACGTCGAGGAGCGTGAGATCACCGAGGACCTCACCACCGGGCATGTGGGCGGAACGCCCGTACTCAGCACGCCGTCGATGATCGGGCTGATGGAGGGCGTCTGTCTGAATGCTGCCATCGCGCACCTCGACGATGACGAGACGACCGTCGGGATCCATGTGAACGTGTCTCATGTGGCGGGATCGGCGCTCGGCGAGCAGGTGACCGTTGCATGCCGACTTGCAGAGATCAACAAACGCCGACTCGTGTTCGAGGTGAGTGCTCGCGTGGGCGATCGGCTGCTGGGGGAGGGCACGCACCAACGAGCTGTCGTCAAGCTGAAATAG
- a CDS encoding ABC transporter permease, translating to MAQSEGEGDRMTSTIKEPTGAEVVKTRNRRNPFLSRLLKQHLAVVSAAFIGLLIVIAVIGPWITPFDPDAQDTSASFAAPFTWPHVLGTDQLGRDTLSRLIAADRIALIAAAQALAVAMIVGVPVGVVAGYWGGFADRIIMRVADAVQSLPPLIIAIGIVGALGPGLRNAMLALGLIFSPAFIRIVRASIMEVREETYIEASRSIGTPSWRILVRRVAPNALPPVLVQISLVAGMSLTAEAALSLLGLGVQPPDASWGSMLAQGYNSMYMQPWLVVFPGIAIALAVLAFNLVGDGLRDAIGRRK from the coding sequence ATGGCTCAATCCGAAGGTGAGGGCGACCGCATGACAAGCACGATCAAGGAACCGACCGGCGCCGAGGTTGTAAAAACTCGCAACCGGCGCAATCCATTTCTCAGTCGACTGCTCAAACAGCACTTAGCTGTTGTTTCGGCAGCGTTCATCGGACTGCTCATCGTGATCGCGGTGATCGGACCCTGGATCACCCCGTTTGACCCGGATGCCCAGGACACCTCCGCATCGTTCGCCGCTCCATTTACCTGGCCGCACGTGTTAGGTACCGACCAGCTCGGTCGCGACACCTTGTCGCGGCTGATCGCCGCTGATCGTATCGCTTTGATTGCAGCAGCACAGGCTCTAGCAGTTGCCATGATTGTTGGTGTCCCGGTGGGCGTCGTGGCAGGTTATTGGGGTGGGTTTGCCGATCGCATTATCATGCGAGTCGCTGATGCCGTACAGAGCCTCCCGCCGCTGATCATCGCTATCGGTATCGTCGGCGCGCTCGGACCAGGTCTGCGTAACGCAATGCTCGCCCTTGGGCTGATCTTCTCGCCAGCGTTTATTCGCATCGTCCGAGCGTCGATCATGGAGGTGCGCGAGGAGACCTATATCGAGGCGAGCCGGAGCATTGGAACGCCGTCCTGGCGAATACTGGTGCGGCGGGTCGCGCCGAATGCATTGCCGCCGGTCCTGGTCCAGATCTCATTGGTGGCCGGAATGTCGCTCACAGCAGAGGCAGCGCTGAGCCTACTGGGCCTCGGCGTTCAGCCGCCCGATGCAAGTTGGGGCAGCATGCTGGCGCAGGGATACAACTCGATGTATATGCAGCCGTGGCTCGTGGTTTTTCCAGGTATCGCCATCGCCCTTGCCGTTCTTGCATTCAACCTGGTGGGCGACGGTCTGCGCGATGCGATTGGTAGGAGGAAGTGA
- a CDS encoding ABC transporter permease, with protein MLLFIAKRVLAMIPVLFIVTLITFSLLHIIPGDPAVAIAGQSATNEQIESIRQMLGLNDPLIVQYFSWLGSAVTGDLGNSLLTQQPVLGSILDRAPVMLSLSVGALLVALLVGLPAGVIAAVRRDRGADRAVSVGAALGLALPNYFVGMLLIIVISVQLGWLPATGYTPFASDPASWFAHLVLPCIALGMVPAAVLTRQLRGSLVGALEQDYVRTARAKGMSRNIVLLKHALKNAAIAPITALGTQFAVVVGGSVVVEKVFGMPGLGDLAIFAVQNRDIPMIQGIVVITAILVLIINILVDISYGWLNPKVRATA; from the coding sequence ATGCTGTTGTTCATCGCCAAGCGCGTGCTCGCGATGATTCCGGTGCTTTTCATCGTCACTTTGATCACCTTCTCGCTGCTGCACATCATTCCCGGAGACCCCGCTGTCGCGATCGCTGGGCAGAGTGCAACGAATGAGCAGATCGAGTCGATCCGGCAGATGCTCGGGCTGAATGATCCGCTGATCGTCCAGTACTTCTCGTGGCTTGGATCGGCCGTCACGGGCGATCTCGGCAATTCTCTTCTCACCCAACAGCCTGTACTGGGCTCGATTCTGGATCGTGCTCCGGTAATGCTGTCGCTGTCCGTCGGAGCATTACTGGTGGCGCTGCTGGTCGGTCTGCCCGCCGGCGTCATCGCGGCAGTACGACGCGATAGAGGTGCAGACCGCGCCGTGAGCGTCGGAGCTGCGCTGGGCCTCGCATTGCCGAACTACTTCGTGGGCATGTTGTTGATCATCGTCATATCGGTGCAACTCGGGTGGTTGCCGGCGACCGGCTACACACCCTTCGCCAGCGACCCGGCCAGTTGGTTCGCGCACCTGGTGCTGCCCTGTATCGCGCTAGGCATGGTGCCAGCGGCAGTACTCACCCGCCAGCTGCGGGGGTCTTTGGTCGGTGCTTTGGAGCAGGACTACGTGCGCACGGCCCGGGCCAAGGGAATGTCGCGCAATATCGTCCTGCTCAAACACGCGCTGAAAAACGCCGCAATCGCACCGATCACTGCACTCGGCACCCAGTTTGCTGTTGTCGTAGGTGGATCTGTGGTGGTGGAGAAGGTCTTCGGTATGCCCGGACTCGGAGACCTCGCCATCTTTGCGGTGCAGAACCGGGACATACCAATGATCCAAGGAATCGTCGTGATCACAGCGATCCTCGTGCTCATCATCAACATCCTGGTCGACATCAGCTATGGATGGCTCAATCCGAAGGTGAGGGCGACCGCATGA
- a CDS encoding ABC transporter substrate-binding protein, which yields MSHPDSHDNAPGAIRAIAQTGFSRRGFLRAVGIGGTAILGSQLLAACGDSSGSGAGGTADPDATLKAAYHLATTSLDPLLMTTGQFVTFMYPMYDTLLQLDENAAPAPMLATEWEYSGDGKQLKLTLRDDVKFHDGTVFDAEAVKVNIERALKTETSSVFTQAKSIDSVTVESPTVAVLNLNTPDATLLGVLADRIGAMVSPKAIAEGVDLGVTDAGSGAYTMVEFQQGAHTYYERFDGYWNPSVQAVERIELMSVNDGQARLNGVQTGSYDLAYVTPTQFQAADGAGLGTSEGQSLWILNIALNREGPLADPKVRQAISYSVDRDEIAKSIYFGLAEPTSACFPEWYWAGNPDIPVDYFTYDTDKAKQLLQEAGHEDLEFELIFAAGSDPYPQFAEILQSQMKGSGITLKVKAVDINQLAVDFSGGKAQSLLGGGGQATDPSLWLETMFAENGFFNPAGEIQPEVEAALTALRTTTDPDQRTQAAMELTGLVAELALNVPIVIPKVLAAYSTQRIADYTTAPLGAILPVVGVEVMSG from the coding sequence ATGTCTCATCCAGACTCACATGACAATGCACCGGGTGCGATTCGCGCCATCGCCCAAACCGGTTTCAGTCGGCGTGGATTCCTGCGGGCAGTCGGGATCGGAGGCACCGCGATCCTCGGCAGTCAGTTACTCGCAGCATGCGGCGATAGCTCAGGTTCGGGTGCCGGCGGAACGGCAGACCCGGATGCCACGCTGAAGGCGGCATATCATCTCGCGACTACTTCGCTTGATCCGCTGCTGATGACCACGGGGCAGTTTGTGACCTTCATGTACCCGATGTATGACACTCTCTTGCAGCTCGACGAGAACGCGGCACCCGCGCCGATGCTGGCCACTGAGTGGGAGTATTCCGGTGACGGTAAGCAACTGAAACTCACTTTGCGTGATGATGTGAAGTTCCACGATGGCACCGTATTCGACGCGGAAGCGGTCAAGGTCAATATCGAGCGCGCGTTGAAGACAGAAACGTCTTCGGTCTTCACGCAGGCGAAGTCGATCGACAGCGTTACGGTCGAGTCGCCGACAGTGGCCGTGCTCAACCTGAACACTCCTGATGCGACGCTGCTGGGCGTTCTCGCGGATCGCATTGGGGCCATGGTGAGCCCGAAGGCGATCGCAGAGGGCGTTGACCTGGGAGTAACGGACGCGGGATCCGGTGCGTACACGATGGTGGAGTTCCAACAGGGAGCGCACACCTATTATGAGCGATTTGACGGTTATTGGAATCCCTCGGTACAAGCGGTAGAGCGCATTGAGTTGATGTCGGTGAATGATGGTCAGGCGCGGCTCAACGGGGTCCAAACCGGTTCGTACGATCTGGCCTACGTGACGCCGACGCAATTCCAGGCTGCAGACGGAGCCGGTCTCGGTACGTCCGAAGGCCAGAGCTTGTGGATCCTGAACATCGCTCTCAATCGGGAAGGCCCCTTGGCCGACCCTAAGGTGCGCCAGGCAATTAGTTACTCGGTCGATCGAGACGAGATTGCCAAGTCGATTTACTTCGGGCTCGCCGAGCCGACTTCGGCTTGCTTTCCCGAGTGGTATTGGGCCGGCAATCCCGATATCCCGGTGGACTACTTCACCTACGACACCGACAAGGCGAAGCAGCTACTTCAGGAAGCTGGCCATGAAGACCTAGAGTTCGAGCTGATCTTCGCTGCCGGTTCGGACCCGTATCCGCAGTTCGCTGAGATCCTGCAATCGCAAATGAAGGGGTCCGGGATCACTCTGAAAGTCAAGGCGGTCGACATTAATCAGCTCGCCGTAGATTTCTCCGGCGGCAAAGCGCAATCACTTCTCGGCGGCGGCGGTCAAGCCACAGACCCGTCGCTGTGGCTCGAGACGATGTTTGCGGAGAACGGCTTTTTCAATCCCGCCGGCGAGATCCAGCCGGAGGTTGAGGCGGCGCTAACGGCGTTGCGCACGACGACTGACCCAGATCAGCGCACACAGGCCGCAATGGAGTTGACGGGCCTGGTGGCCGAGTTGGCGCTGAATGTACCGATCGTCATTCCGAAGGTCCTGGCGGCGTACTCGACCCAGCGGATAGCGGACTACACGACGGCGCCACTCGGCGCGATCCTGCCGGTCGTGGGCGTCGAGGTCATGAGCGGATGA
- a CDS encoding Ldh family oxidoreductase, whose product MSPPSGPATITLSTHHTRAIVTDAFAAAGLALDEASRITDSLLEAELREVPTHGIFRVPGYLQRLRDGSLAPARDLSIESVTGACGMIEAPGCLGYLPTWLAVESAVRSSHEFGIGACGVRGISEFGRAAYYVARAVDLGAVAIVCQNTQPILAAPGAAVATHGNNPIAFGSPGADAPIFDAALSRRSMGEIKRRSMLELPIPLEWGYLDETGKPTTDAARAAESPQQAVGGAKGFGIAVLVDLLAGVLTGAASGPAVVAGDATVGAMVIALSPKRFGLSQENLADAFGNSARHVRDAGGRWPGDRASAAAERNRMAESFEVPQPILASVCTYIPELANAVR is encoded by the coding sequence ATGTCTCCGCCAAGCGGGCCGGCGACGATTACGTTGTCGACCCACCACACACGCGCGATCGTGACGGACGCATTTGCAGCGGCCGGTTTGGCCCTGGACGAGGCGTCACGGATCACCGACTCACTTCTTGAGGCCGAGTTGCGTGAAGTGCCGACACACGGGATTTTTCGGGTGCCCGGATACTTACAGCGACTGCGGGACGGATCGTTGGCGCCGGCCAGGGATCTGAGTATTGAATCGGTGACCGGCGCCTGCGGCATGATTGAAGCGCCCGGGTGTTTGGGATACCTGCCGACCTGGCTGGCCGTTGAGTCGGCGGTTCGCTCATCGCACGAGTTCGGCATCGGGGCATGCGGAGTGCGTGGCATATCCGAATTCGGTCGCGCGGCGTACTACGTCGCCCGGGCAGTGGACCTCGGCGCAGTGGCGATCGTCTGCCAGAACACGCAGCCGATACTTGCGGCACCCGGGGCCGCTGTAGCGACGCACGGTAACAACCCGATCGCGTTTGGCAGCCCGGGTGCCGATGCACCGATCTTCGATGCGGCGCTGAGCCGTCGTTCGATGGGCGAGATTAAACGGCGATCCATGTTGGAGTTGCCGATTCCCCTGGAGTGGGGATATCTAGACGAAACGGGTAAGCCCACGACCGATGCCGCTCGGGCCGCTGAATCGCCACAGCAAGCCGTGGGCGGCGCGAAAGGCTTCGGTATCGCCGTACTGGTCGACCTGCTAGCAGGAGTGCTCACCGGTGCTGCTAGCGGTCCAGCAGTTGTCGCCGGCGATGCGACAGTCGGCGCCATGGTCATCGCGCTCAGCCCCAAGCGCTTCGGTCTGTCTCAGGAAAATCTGGCCGATGCGTTCGGCAACAGTGCGCGGCATGTGCGTGATGCGGGCGGTCGATGGCCCGGTGACCGTGCCTCAGCAGCGGCGGAGCGGAACAGGATGGCCGAGTCGTTCGAGGTGCCGCAACCGATACTCGCGTCAGTCTGCACGTATATCCCGGAACTGGCGAACGCGGTCCGGTAA
- a CDS encoding CaiB/BaiF CoA transferase family protein produces MTTEAANESVTNRGVLPLDGVRVLDFTQFQSGPMSTQPLADLGADVIKVESIQRVDGWRGVGRGEDQWENSPAFNWANRNKRGITLNLQDERGRDLFRRLAATSDVLVENYTPRVLTGFGLGYADLRSVRADLIMVSMPGFGVSSPWRDYTAFAWTTEQMSTMCHLTGYADGPPVFTGTTGGDELAALMGAIAILAALRHRRATGEGQHVDLSQVETATSFVGDKLVEAQLSSTEPGRLGNRSPHHAPQGIYRCAGSDSWVAIACESQQQWAALAAHIGAPQALHELNLDERMARHDEIDAMINEWSSTRDAEHVMYELQSRGVIAAVVADGRRALEDPHFAARNFYLVQDRAGTGPKQYPGQPFSYRNTPLATVNARRAPYLGEHNREVLCDELGTSAETYAELERDHVIGDRPLSL; encoded by the coding sequence ATGACCACCGAAGCAGCAAACGAATCTGTCACGAATCGCGGAGTGCTGCCGCTTGACGGGGTGCGGGTCCTCGATTTCACTCAGTTCCAGTCGGGCCCGATGTCGACACAACCGCTGGCGGACCTCGGCGCCGACGTCATCAAAGTCGAATCCATCCAACGAGTCGACGGCTGGCGCGGTGTCGGTCGAGGCGAGGATCAGTGGGAGAACTCGCCCGCCTTCAATTGGGCGAACCGCAACAAGCGCGGAATCACCCTCAACCTGCAAGATGAGCGCGGCCGCGACCTGTTCCGTCGACTGGCGGCGACCAGCGACGTACTCGTGGAGAACTACACACCCCGGGTATTGACAGGGTTCGGCCTCGGTTACGCGGACCTGAGATCCGTGCGTGCGGATCTGATCATGGTGTCCATGCCCGGATTCGGCGTGAGCAGTCCGTGGCGGGATTACACGGCGTTCGCGTGGACCACCGAGCAAATGTCCACCATGTGCCACCTCACCGGCTATGCCGACGGACCACCTGTTTTCACCGGTACCACCGGGGGTGACGAACTAGCCGCACTGATGGGCGCGATCGCTATTCTCGCGGCGTTGCGGCATCGCCGCGCCACCGGCGAGGGCCAGCACGTCGACCTGAGCCAGGTGGAGACTGCGACGAGTTTCGTCGGCGACAAACTCGTCGAAGCGCAGCTCTCGTCCACCGAGCCTGGGCGGCTCGGTAACCGTAGCCCGCACCACGCGCCACAAGGAATCTATCGCTGCGCAGGATCGGACAGCTGGGTCGCAATAGCCTGCGAATCGCAACAGCAGTGGGCCGCGCTTGCCGCCCACATCGGCGCACCTCAGGCACTGCATGAACTCAACCTCGACGAACGAATGGCGCGGCACGACGAAATCGATGCCATGATCAACGAGTGGAGCAGCACCCGAGACGCAGAGCACGTCATGTATGAATTGCAGTCGCGCGGCGTGATCGCGGCAGTCGTCGCCGATGGACGTCGCGCACTGGAAGATCCACATTTCGCCGCCCGAAACTTCTATCTCGTGCAGGATCGGGCCGGTACGGGCCCCAAGCAGTATCCGGGTCAGCCTTTCAGCTACCGCAACACTCCATTAGCGACCGTCAATGCGCGACGTGCTCCGTATCTGGGCGAACACAATCGCGAGGTGTTGTGTGATGAGCTGGGCACCTCCGCTGAGACCTACGCGGAACTCGAACGCGATCATGTGATCGGTGATCGGCCACTGTCACTGTGA
- a CDS encoding ABC transporter ATP-binding protein has translation MTETQDPLLTVSGLGVDFASRRGHKRVTVRAVRDVSLQIRHEETLAVVGESGSGKSTLARAVLRLLPNSGGTVVLDATDLTACKGRALRAQRRNMQMVFQDPYSSLDPSSTILGIVGEPLQEHFRLRGAKLRERVCELLEAVGLNRAVVDRYIHEFSGGQRQRLAIARAIAVDPSLVVLDEAVSALDVSTQNQILELLIRLQREKGLSYLFISHNLGVVRWIADRTAVMYLGEIVEEGPAGRVHESPAHPYTRSLLASMPVPDPARQRARERAVLRGETPDPAAELTGCPFRGRCPVEIEICAEVKPDLRPVAGGGSAACHLLPSLDGHYEPTLIASNEGTTRHEG, from the coding sequence ATGACCGAAACCCAGGACCCACTCCTGACGGTGTCCGGGCTGGGCGTTGACTTCGCTTCGCGCCGCGGCCACAAACGAGTGACGGTACGAGCAGTCCGCGACGTTAGCCTTCAGATACGCCATGAGGAGACGCTGGCGGTCGTCGGCGAGTCCGGAAGTGGGAAGTCGACGCTCGCACGCGCCGTTTTGCGACTGTTGCCCAATAGCGGTGGGACAGTCGTGCTGGATGCCACCGACCTGACAGCGTGCAAGGGCCGTGCGCTACGTGCGCAACGCAGGAATATGCAGATGGTCTTTCAGGATCCGTATTCGTCGCTGGATCCCTCCAGCACGATTCTGGGCATAGTGGGGGAACCACTACAAGAACACTTTCGGTTGCGTGGCGCGAAGCTGCGTGAGCGAGTGTGCGAACTGCTTGAGGCTGTGGGACTCAACCGTGCGGTGGTCGATCGATACATTCATGAGTTCTCTGGCGGACAGCGCCAAAGACTTGCGATCGCACGAGCCATCGCGGTTGACCCCAGTCTCGTGGTTCTCGACGAGGCGGTCAGCGCGCTCGACGTGTCAACCCAGAATCAAATACTCGAACTGCTCATCCGGCTGCAGCGCGAGAAGGGACTGAGCTATCTGTTCATCTCCCACAACCTGGGAGTCGTGCGCTGGATCGCGGATCGCACGGCGGTCATGTACCTCGGCGAGATCGTTGAGGAGGGCCCTGCCGGGCGAGTGCACGAGTCACCGGCTCATCCATATACCCGCTCGCTGCTTGCGTCCATGCCCGTGCCGGACCCGGCGCGGCAGCGCGCGCGTGAACGCGCTGTACTGCGCGGCGAGACACCAGACCCGGCGGCCGAGCTGACGGGCTGCCCGTTCCGGGGGCGTTGTCCTGTCGAGATCGAGATCTGCGCCGAAGTCAAGCCGGACTTACGGCCCGTAGCCGGTGGCGGCAGCGCGGCGTGCCATCTGCTGCCGAGCCTCGACGGCCACTACGAACCAACACTGATCGCATCCAACGAAGGGACAACGCGCCATGAAGGATAG